One stretch of Streptomyces agglomeratus DNA includes these proteins:
- a CDS encoding AAA family ATPase, translating into MRLHSLDITAFGPFGATQEVDFDALSAAGIFLLHGPTGAGKTSVLDAVCYALYGAVPGARQSPGASLRSDHAPHDLPTEVRLELTVGGRRLEITRRPAQPRPKKRGDGYTTEKAQSWLREHVPGTGWKALSRSHQEIGEEITQLVGMSREQFCQVVLLPQGDFARFLRADAEARGKLLGRLFDTRRFAAVEDRLAELRRSAEQRVRAGDERLLAVAQRMAQAAGDSADARAWPLPDAQPGDPGLAAAVRDWAAIARSGAGERLDIAESAVEAAGTRQAAARRSLEAERELAALQQRHADARRRADVLEARRPEYERLRERHDRARRAERVAPALSLREDAEREHRAAGTARERARAGLPPDLADAGAEQLAALERRLRQDLGGLEAARGAERRSEEITRERTALERQARADDELLRDAAHWLGGWEATRRRCRERIEAAQEAVTRAEHLAGRLEPARRRLDAARRRDVLAEQVTAAGDRLRAAREEAAAAHERWLDLKERRLRGIAAELAAGLRDGAECAVCGATEHPKPARAAADQVDRTAEEAAYEAHTSAEVARGAAERALAAVREEHAAARAEAGTAAEPSAAEAHAGRAVRGTAAAHGDAEADAVLPRPAASGTRVPGGAHAEADGPDIPRGTASGVALSEVNSAVSSEVSPPGAPDGPGDDDRGPHRAGAAIPAQNEGPTGAARSGGAAGGGGSGRAAGVLHEVGVAELAALVEELRREHAAAHATAAGLHAAREELDRAEREYARRVDAQQQAERRVAARTSQREALDREQAALEAELVTARGDAGSVAGHAALLERRVRTLGEAAEAVRAVEATAQRLKEADGRLADAAFKAGFDAPGAAAQALLGDAEQRDLQRRIDEWQHEQAVVEDRLSEPETAAAAGRPEARPERARREFDAAERALLDAASALDAARERRAALAELSRQAAEETRRLGPLREEYERVARLASLTAGTSADNERKMRLESYVLAARLEQVAAAASARLQRMSSGRYTLVHSDARSGGRGRSGLGLHVVDAWTGIERDTATLSGGETFFASLALALGLADVVTDEAGGVRLDTLFIDEGFGSLDDQTLDEVLDVLDSLRERDRSVGIVSHVADLRRRVTTQLEVVKDRHGSVVRHRTAGVSG; encoded by the coding sequence GTGAGGCTGCACTCGCTGGACATCACGGCCTTCGGACCCTTCGGCGCCACCCAGGAAGTGGACTTCGACGCGCTCAGCGCCGCCGGGATCTTCCTGCTGCACGGGCCGACCGGCGCGGGCAAGACGTCCGTCCTGGACGCCGTCTGCTACGCCCTGTACGGCGCCGTGCCCGGCGCCCGGCAGAGCCCAGGTGCCTCGCTGCGCAGCGATCACGCTCCGCACGACCTGCCGACCGAGGTACGCCTCGAACTCACGGTGGGCGGACGGCGGCTGGAGATCACCCGGCGGCCCGCACAGCCGCGCCCCAAGAAGAGGGGCGACGGTTATACGACGGAGAAGGCGCAGAGCTGGCTGCGCGAGCACGTACCCGGCACCGGATGGAAGGCTCTCAGTCGCTCCCACCAGGAGATCGGCGAGGAGATCACTCAGCTCGTGGGCATGAGCCGGGAGCAGTTCTGCCAGGTGGTCCTGCTGCCGCAGGGCGACTTCGCACGCTTCCTGCGGGCCGACGCCGAGGCGCGCGGAAAACTGCTCGGACGGCTCTTCGACACGCGCCGCTTCGCCGCCGTCGAGGACCGGCTCGCCGAGCTGCGCCGCTCGGCGGAGCAGCGGGTGCGCGCCGGCGACGAGCGGCTGCTCGCCGTCGCTCAGCGGATGGCGCAGGCGGCGGGTGACAGCGCGGACGCGCGGGCCTGGCCGCTGCCGGACGCGCAGCCGGGCGATCCCGGCCTCGCCGCAGCGGTACGGGACTGGGCGGCGATCGCCCGCAGTGGCGCCGGCGAACGCCTGGACATCGCCGAGTCGGCGGTGGAAGCGGCCGGAACCCGGCAGGCGGCGGCCCGGCGCTCACTGGAGGCCGAGCGTGAACTGGCCGCTCTCCAGCAGCGTCACGCGGACGCCCGGCGGCGCGCCGACGTACTGGAGGCGCGGCGTCCCGAGTACGAGCGGCTGCGCGAGCGGCACGACCGTGCCCGCAGGGCCGAGCGCGTCGCCCCCGCCCTGTCGCTGCGGGAAGACGCCGAGCGGGAACACCGTGCGGCCGGTACGGCGAGGGAGCGTGCGCGGGCAGGGCTGCCCCCGGACCTCGCCGACGCCGGAGCGGAGCAGCTGGCCGCGCTGGAACGCCGGCTCCGCCAGGACCTGGGCGGCCTGGAAGCCGCCCGCGGGGCGGAGCGGCGCAGCGAGGAGATCACCCGCGAGCGGACGGCGCTGGAGCGGCAGGCCCGCGCGGACGACGAGCTGCTGCGGGACGCCGCGCACTGGCTGGGCGGCTGGGAGGCGACCCGCCGCCGCTGCCGGGAGCGCATCGAAGCCGCGCAGGAAGCGGTCACCCGCGCGGAGCACCTCGCCGGCCGGCTCGAACCGGCCCGCCGCAGGCTCGACGCCGCGCGCCGGCGCGACGTACTCGCCGAGCAGGTCACGGCCGCCGGCGACCGGCTGCGGGCGGCCCGTGAGGAGGCCGCGGCGGCGCACGAGAGGTGGCTGGACCTCAAGGAACGCAGGCTGCGGGGCATCGCGGCCGAGCTGGCGGCGGGCCTGCGCGACGGCGCGGAGTGCGCGGTCTGCGGCGCCACCGAGCACCCGAAGCCCGCGCGGGCGGCGGCGGACCAGGTGGACCGTACCGCCGAGGAAGCGGCGTACGAGGCCCATACGAGCGCGGAGGTGGCACGCGGCGCGGCGGAGCGCGCACTCGCAGCGGTACGGGAGGAGCACGCGGCGGCGCGCGCCGAGGCGGGCACCGCCGCCGAGCCGTCCGCAGCGGAGGCGCACGCCGGCCGCGCGGTGCGGGGCACCGCCGCCGCCCACGGCGACGCCGAGGCGGACGCGGTGCTCCCGCGGCCCGCCGCTTCCGGCACCCGGGTGCCCGGCGGGGCACACGCGGAGGCCGACGGCCCGGACATTCCCCGCGGGACTGCCTCCGGCGTCGCGTTGAGCGAAGTGAACAGCGCGGTAAGCAGCGAAGTGAGCCCGCCCGGCGCGCCGGACGGGCCCGGAGACGACGACCGCGGGCCCCACCGGGCGGGGGCGGCGATCCCGGCCCAGAACGAAGGCCCCACCGGGGCGGCGCGTTCCGGCGGGGCCGCCGGCGGCGGAGGCTCCGGACGAGCGGCCGGGGTGCTGCACGAGGTCGGCGTCGCCGAACTGGCAGCCCTCGTCGAAGAGCTGCGCCGTGAACACGCCGCTGCGCACGCCACGGCCGCCGGTCTGCATGCCGCCCGTGAGGAGCTGGACCGGGCCGAGCGCGAGTACGCGCGACGCGTCGACGCGCAGCAGCAGGCCGAGCGCCGGGTGGCCGCCCGTACCTCGCAGCGGGAAGCACTCGACCGGGAACAGGCCGCCCTCGAAGCGGAACTGGTGACCGCCCGTGGCGACGCCGGCAGCGTCGCCGGGCACGCCGCGCTGCTGGAGCGCCGCGTCCGGACGCTGGGCGAGGCCGCCGAGGCCGTGCGCGCGGTCGAAGCAACCGCCCAGCGCCTCAAGGAGGCCGACGGCCGGCTTGCCGACGCCGCGTTCAAAGCCGGGTTCGACGCGCCGGGCGCGGCGGCGCAGGCCCTGCTCGGAGACGCGGAACAGCGCGACCTCCAGCGCCGCATCGACGAGTGGCAGCACGAACAGGCCGTCGTCGAGGACCGGCTGTCCGAACCGGAGACGGCCGCGGCCGCCGGCCGGCCCGAGGCCCGCCCCGAGCGGGCCCGGCGGGAGTTCGACGCCGCGGAGCGCGCCCTGCTCGACGCCGCCTCCGCCCTCGACGCCGCCCGCGAACGCCGCGCGGCGCTCGCGGAGCTCTCGCGGCAGGCGGCCGAGGAGACGCGCCGCCTCGGCCCGCTGCGCGAGGAGTACGAGCGGGTGGCGCGCCTCGCCTCCCTCACCGCCGGCACCTCCGCCGACAACGAACGCAAGATGCGGCTGGAGTCGTACGTACTGGCGGCCCGGCTGGAGCAGGTCGCGGCTGCCGCCAGCGCGCGCCTCCAGCGCATGTCCTCCGGCCGGTACACCCTCGTCCACTCCGACGCCAGATCCGGCGGGCGCGGCCGGTCGGGACTCGGCCTGCACGTCGTCGACGCCTGGACGGGCATCGAGCGCGACACGGCGACCCTGTCCGGCGGCGAGACGTTCTTCGCCTCGCTCGCCCTCGCCCTGGGCCTCGCCGACGTGGTGACCGACGAGGCGGGCGGCGTACGGCTCGACACGCTCTTCATCGACGAGGGCTTCGGCAGCCTCGACGACCAGACCCTGGACGAGGTCCTCGACGTACTGGACTCCCTGCGCGAACGCGACCGCAGCGTCGGCATCGTCAGCCACGTGGCCGATCTGCGGCGCCGCGTCACCACCCAGCTGGAGGTCGTCAAGGACCGGCACGGATCGGTGGTGCGCCACCGCACGGCCGGGGTCAGCGGCTGA
- a CDS encoding Lrp/AsnC family transcriptional regulator, which yields MTGYSPDATDWRILEALQREGRATFAELARTVSMSASAVTERVRRLEEAGVISGYTAVVEQEQLGMPILAFVRLRYPHGNYKPFHDLLEVTTEVLEAHHVTGDDCFVMKVAARSMKHLEEVSGRFGTLGSVTTSVVYSSPLPRRALSR from the coding sequence ATGACCGGATATTCACCGGACGCCACCGACTGGCGCATCCTGGAAGCTCTGCAACGCGAGGGCCGGGCCACGTTCGCCGAGCTGGCCCGCACCGTGTCGATGTCCGCGAGCGCGGTGACGGAGCGGGTGCGGCGGCTCGAAGAGGCCGGGGTGATCTCGGGCTACACGGCCGTCGTCGAGCAGGAGCAGCTGGGGATGCCCATCCTGGCGTTCGTACGGCTGCGCTATCCGCACGGCAACTACAAGCCGTTCCACGACCTGCTCGAAGTGACGACCGAGGTACTCGAAGCGCATCACGTGACGGGCGACGACTGCTTCGTCATGAAGGTCGCGGCCCGTTCCATGAAGCACCTTGAAGAGGTCTCGGGACGGTTCGGCACGCTCGGCTCGGTCACCACGAGCGTCGTCTACTCCTCGCCGCTGCCGAGGCGCGCGCTCAGCCGCTGA
- a CDS encoding rhodanese-like domain-containing protein → MTTTQTATAQTPATSANPVLRVPPAAPAAAAAYFAASLAFHADVSDVASVLASGDDPGFVVIDSRSTESWDQGHVPGAVHLPTALIPSQAERLLDKAVPVVTYCWGPGCNGGTRAALALAELGYQVKEMLGGIEYWIREGFEVETWEGRERRDADPLTAPVGSDNCGC, encoded by the coding sequence ATGACCACGACGCAGACAGCCACCGCCCAGACGCCCGCCACCAGCGCCAACCCCGTCCTGCGCGTCCCGCCGGCCGCCCCCGCCGCGGCCGCCGCGTACTTCGCCGCCAGCCTCGCCTTCCACGCCGACGTGTCCGACGTGGCCTCCGTCCTCGCCTCCGGCGACGACCCCGGCTTCGTCGTGATCGACTCGCGCTCCACCGAGTCCTGGGACCAGGGCCACGTTCCCGGCGCGGTGCACCTCCCGACGGCACTGATCCCCTCCCAGGCGGAGCGGCTCCTCGACAAGGCCGTGCCGGTCGTCACCTACTGCTGGGGGCCCGGCTGCAACGGCGGAACCCGAGCGGCCCTCGCGCTCGCGGAACTCGGCTACCAGGTCAAGGAGATGCTCGGCGGCATCGAGTACTGGATCCGCGAGGGCTTCGAGGTCGAGACCTGGGAGGGACGGGAGCGGCGCGACGCCGACCCGCTCACCGCGCCGGTCGGTTCGGACAACTGCGGCTGCTGA
- a CDS encoding ATP-grasp domain-containing protein, protein MPTPVRTLALSPRATATGRALAAAARRRGLGCASLREWRAPERPHTIGSLYAGPLFADAVADGLGLGLLEPPMDWLAALPYELTGRHIECTTVARARTLRRPAFVKPPNDKGFPARVYPDGSGLPGPDAVDDDTPVLVSDIVSFTAEYRLFVLDGEIVTGSRYAVRGELDVVRLERDPLQEEVLGFASQLFAPGAPPLPSAVVVDVGTVDGRWAVVEANHGWASGQYACDSDAVLDVVLRAACPAAEVRPRDTRFLRQVTRAVR, encoded by the coding sequence ATGCCTACACCCGTACGCACGCTCGCCCTGTCCCCGCGCGCCACCGCGACCGGCCGCGCGCTCGCGGCCGCCGCACGCCGCCGCGGGCTGGGGTGCGCGTCGCTGCGCGAGTGGCGCGCCCCCGAGCGGCCGCACACCATCGGCTCGCTGTACGCCGGTCCGCTCTTCGCCGACGCGGTCGCCGACGGCCTCGGACTCGGGCTGCTGGAACCGCCCATGGACTGGTTGGCGGCACTTCCGTACGAACTGACCGGCCGGCACATCGAGTGCACGACGGTCGCTCGGGCCCGCACCCTGCGCCGCCCCGCCTTCGTGAAGCCGCCGAACGACAAGGGCTTCCCGGCGCGCGTCTACCCGGACGGCAGCGGGCTGCCGGGCCCCGACGCGGTGGACGACGACACTCCGGTGCTGGTCAGCGACATCGTCTCGTTCACGGCCGAGTACCGGCTCTTCGTGCTGGACGGCGAGATCGTGACCGGCAGCCGCTACGCGGTGCGCGGCGAGCTCGACGTCGTACGCCTGGAGCGGGACCCGCTCCAGGAGGAGGTGCTGGGCTTCGCGTCGCAGCTCTTCGCGCCCGGTGCGCCGCCGTTGCCGAGTGCGGTGGTCGTGGACGTCGGTACGGTCGACGGCCGCTGGGCGGTCGTCGAAGCCAACCACGGGTGGGCCAGCGGGCAGTACGCGTGCGACAGCGACGCCGTGCTCGACGTGGTGCTGCGGGCGGCGTGCCCGGCGGCCGAAGTGCGCCCGCGTGACACGCGGTTCCTGCGGCAGGTGACCCGCGCCGTGCGGTGA
- a CDS encoding ATP-grasp domain-containing protein, protein MSTGYLFCSDPLAAGRPDPFFAAEVACARRSGGETALLDHDALLAGDTEAALARVPRDSGPYWYRGWMVPVSRYEELDQGLRARGCGLLTPAPDFGRAHELPGWYDVFADLTPRSVWRPLPPGTPPSGPALAALTAPLHPGPAVVKDFVKSRKHEWDEACFVPSLAHTDKLSAVVRRFFELQDDSLAGGLVVREYEPFVPGGEARVWWVDGEPVLTTAHPDSPAELPAPCLTAVRPAVRALGCRWVTTDLALREDGVWRVVEVGDGQVSGLPAGSDPSPLFDALTLAGSGR, encoded by the coding sequence ATGAGTACCGGCTATCTCTTCTGCTCCGACCCGCTCGCCGCCGGACGCCCCGACCCGTTCTTCGCCGCAGAGGTGGCGTGCGCGCGCCGCTCCGGCGGGGAGACCGCGCTCCTCGACCACGACGCGCTGCTCGCCGGGGACACGGAAGCCGCGCTCGCACGCGTGCCGCGCGACTCGGGCCCGTACTGGTACCGGGGCTGGATGGTCCCGGTGTCGCGGTACGAGGAGCTGGACCAGGGCCTCCGTGCCCGTGGCTGCGGCCTGCTCACCCCGGCCCCGGACTTCGGCCGCGCGCACGAACTCCCCGGGTGGTACGACGTCTTCGCGGACCTCACGCCGCGCAGTGTCTGGCGCCCGCTGCCGCCCGGAACGCCCCCGTCCGGGCCCGCGCTCGCCGCGCTCACCGCACCTCTGCATCCCGGTCCCGCCGTCGTCAAGGACTTCGTGAAGTCGCGCAAGCACGAGTGGGACGAGGCATGCTTCGTCCCCTCGCTCGCCCACACGGACAAGCTCTCCGCCGTCGTACGACGCTTCTTCGAGCTTCAGGACGACTCACTCGCGGGAGGGCTCGTGGTGCGGGAGTACGAGCCGTTCGTACCCGGCGGCGAGGCGCGCGTGTGGTGGGTCGACGGCGAGCCCGTACTCACGACGGCTCATCCCGACTCCCCCGCCGAACTCCCCGCGCCCTGTCTCACGGCGGTACGCCCCGCCGTGCGCGCACTCGGCTGCCGCTGGGTCACCACCGACCTCGCGCTGCGCGAGGACGGCGTGTGGCGGGTGGTGGAGGTCGGAGACGGCCAGGTCAGCGGCCTGCCCGCCGGCTCGGACCCGTCGCCGCTGTTCGACGCGCTCACCCTCGCGGGCAGCGGCCGCTGA
- a CDS encoding DUF885 domain-containing protein, whose product MSATASSRLALPRQVADTYVDALIALDPITGTYLGARETSGGLPDFSPEGREAFAELARTTLAELDEAEGRPGADSDAERRCGRLLRERLTAGLAVHEAGESLRTVSNIRSPAHSVRGVFTVMPTETDEDWAAVAERLRAVPDALEGYRASLALGLERGLPAGPRATGTFTGQLTEWAGDGSGWFDAYAAAGPASLRAELDKAAGAATAAVAALRDWMRDVYGPAVKDAPDTVGRERYARWSRFYNGTDLDLDEAYAYGWSEYHRLLGEMRTEAERILPGAATPWEALAWLDEHGTHIDGVEETRAWLQSLMDEAIEALDGTHFELAERVRKVESRIAPPGGAAAPYYTTPSQDFSRPGITWLPTMGETRFPVYDLTSTWYHEGVPGHHLQIAQWVHVADRLSRYQASVGMVSANTEGWALYAERLMDELGFLGDAERRIGYLDAQMMRSTRIIVDIGMHLELEIPADSPFHPGERWTPELAQEFFGAHSGRPADFVESELTRYLSMPGQAIGYKLGERAWLLGRENARRAHGDAFDAKAWHMAALSQGSLGLDDLVDELSKL is encoded by the coding sequence ATGTCAGCCACTGCGAGCAGCCGGCTCGCCCTCCCCCGTCAGGTCGCCGACACGTACGTCGACGCACTCATCGCCCTCGACCCGATCACCGGTACGTACCTGGGAGCCCGGGAGACCTCCGGCGGCCTGCCGGACTTCTCCCCCGAGGGCCGGGAGGCGTTCGCCGAGCTGGCCCGCACGACGCTCGCCGAACTGGACGAGGCGGAAGGCCGTCCCGGCGCGGACAGCGACGCCGAACGGCGCTGCGGGCGGCTGCTGCGCGAGCGGCTGACCGCCGGACTCGCCGTGCACGAGGCCGGCGAGAGCCTCCGGACGGTCAGCAACATCCGCTCCCCCGCGCACAGCGTCCGCGGCGTCTTCACCGTGATGCCCACCGAGACCGACGAGGACTGGGCGGCCGTGGCGGAACGGCTGCGCGCGGTGCCGGACGCCCTGGAGGGGTACCGCGCGTCGCTCGCGCTCGGTCTGGAGCGTGGGCTGCCGGCCGGTCCGCGCGCCACCGGGACGTTCACCGGCCAGCTGACCGAGTGGGCGGGCGACGGGAGCGGGTGGTTCGACGCGTACGCGGCGGCCGGACCCGCGTCGCTGCGCGCCGAACTCGACAAGGCGGCCGGGGCCGCCACCGCGGCGGTCGCCGCCCTGCGCGACTGGATGCGTGACGTGTACGGCCCGGCCGTGAAGGACGCTCCCGACACCGTGGGGCGCGAGCGGTACGCGCGCTGGTCGCGCTTCTACAACGGCACCGACCTCGACCTCGACGAGGCGTACGCGTACGGCTGGTCCGAATACCACCGCCTGCTGGGCGAGATGAGGACCGAGGCCGAGCGGATCCTGCCGGGCGCCGCCACCCCGTGGGAGGCGCTGGCCTGGCTCGACGAGCACGGTACGCACATCGACGGCGTCGAGGAGACCAGAGCCTGGCTCCAGAGCCTGATGGACGAGGCGATCGAGGCGCTGGACGGCACGCACTTCGAACTCGCCGAGCGGGTACGGAAGGTGGAGTCCCGCATCGCGCCCCCGGGCGGCGCGGCCGCGCCGTACTACACCACTCCGTCGCAGGACTTCTCGCGCCCGGGGATCACCTGGCTGCCCACCATGGGCGAGACCCGGTTCCCGGTGTACGACCTGACGTCGACCTGGTACCACGAGGGCGTGCCGGGTCACCACTTGCAGATCGCGCAGTGGGTGCACGTCGCGGACCGGCTGTCCCGCTACCAGGCGTCGGTCGGGATGGTCAGCGCCAACACCGAGGGGTGGGCGCTGTACGCGGAGCGGCTGATGGACGAGCTGGGCTTCCTGGGCGACGCGGAGCGCAGGATCGGTTACCTGGACGCGCAGATGATGCGTTCCACCCGGATCATCGTGGACATCGGCATGCACCTGGAGCTGGAGATTCCGGCGGACTCCCCCTTCCACCCGGGCGAGCGCTGGACGCCCGAGCTGGCGCAGGAGTTCTTCGGGGCGCACAGCGGCCGTCCGGCGGACTTCGTGGAGAGCGAACTGACCCGCTATCTGTCCATGCCCGGTCAGGCGATCGGCTACAAGCTGGGCGAACGGGCGTGGCTGCTGGGCCGCGAGAACGCGCGCAGGGCGCACGGTGACGCGTTCGACGCGAAGGCATGGCACATGGCGGCGCTGTCGCAGGGCTCGCTGGGCCTCGACGATCTGGTGGACGAGTTGTCGAAGCTCTGA